One Numida meleagris isolate 19003 breed g44 Domestic line chromosome 6, NumMel1.0, whole genome shotgun sequence genomic region harbors:
- the EXD2 gene encoding exonuclease 3'-5' domain-containing protein 2, whose amino-acid sequence MPRQAAVPVALAALLGIAAGGLVLWKAAQRRRGRARSGSLREEAAGERPEGKASEAGGREALPPFTSPTLSWVERSLGADIVIVSEQQEWDRVEPLLKKELEKWPVLGMDCEWVSVEGKANPVSLLQMASSSGLCILVRLPKLVASGQPVPKTLLDIMANDAVLKVGVGCWEDACKLLQDYSLPVKGSVDLRYLAMRQRKDLLHNCLSLKSLAEKVLNCPLDKSPHMRCSNWEAEELTQDQVLYAARDAQVSVALFLHLLGFACLPATSEGENSLSVWEKILSKCQGLVDVPFKGRKCGSTGEEKSGETRSPQKAKNRKSLVNVHSSGSQQVRDPRRQKRKPLGVGYSARKSPLYDNCFLHAPDGQPLCTCDRKKAQWYLDKGIGDLVSTDPFVVKLRFEPSGRPESEVDYYLMVKENLCVVCGKRESYIRKNIVPHEYRRHFPIQMKDHNSHDVLLLCTSCHAISNYYDNHLKQRLAEEFGAPIGSEEGVRLLEDPLRRQVRSGARALLNADSLPDPRKAELLQGIKDFFNTEAVTPEMLQEAAGLETRICNESYMPHGLKVVQCCAKGGLRSLMQLERRWRQHFLDSMQPKHLPEQWSVDHNHTKLIRKYGEDLQIELS is encoded by the exons ATGCCCAGGCAGGCGGCCGTGCCCGTGGCTCTGGCGGCCCTGCTGGGCATCGCCGCGGGGGGGCTGGTCCTGTGGAAGGCCGCCCAGCGCCGGAGGGGCAGAGCCCGCAGCGGGAGCCTgcgggaggaggcggcgggggAGCGGCCGGAGGGGAAAGCGAGCGAGGCGGGGGGCAGGGAAGCGCTTCCCCCCTTCACATCCCCCACCCTTTCCTGGGTGGAGAGGAGCCTCGGCGCGGACATAGTGATCGTGTCGGAGCAGCAGGAGTGGGACAGGGTGGAGCCTTTGCTGAAGAAGGAGCTGGAGAAGTGGCCGGTGCTTGGAATGGACTGCGAGTGG gTATCTGTGGAGGGAAAAGCAAATCCCGTATCCCTCCTACAGATGGCTTCTTCCAGTGGCCTTTGCATTCTCGTTCGGTTGCCCAAGCTTGTTGCCAGTGGACAGCCTGTCCCTAAGACCCTGCTGGACATCATGGCAAATGATGCTGTATTGAAAGTAGGAGTAGGATGCTGGGAAGATGCTTGCAAGTTACTTCAGGATTATAGCCTTCCAGTCAAAGGGAGTGTGGATCTCCGGTATTTAGCCATGAGGCAGCG GAAGGATCTACTTCACAACTGCCTTAGCCTTAAGTCTTTAGCTGAGAAAGTCCTGAACTGCCCGCTTGACAAGTCTCCTCATATGCGTTGCAGCAACTGGGAGGCAGAAGAACTGACACAGGATCAG GTTCTCTATGCTGCTAGGGATGCCCAGGTCTCAGTGGCTCTGTTCCTCCATTTGCTGGGATTTGCCTGCCTCCCTGCTACATCTGAAGGTGAAAACTCTCTTtctgtttgggaaaaaatattgagTAAATGCCAAGGCTTGGTGGATGTCccatttaaaggaagaaaatgtggcAGCACAGGGGAGGAGAAGAGTGGAGAGACACGCTCTcctcagaaagcaaagaatcGGAAATCTTTGGTGAACGTCCATTCTTCTGGCAGTCAGCAAGTGAGAGATCCTCGGAGGCAGAAGCGAAAGCCTCTGGGCGTGGGATATTCTGCAAG AAAATCTCCACTGTATGACAACTGCTTCCTGCATGCGCCAGATGGACAGCCCTTGTGCACTTGTGATCGCAAGAAAGCCCAGTGGTATCTGGACAAGGGGATTGGAG ATCTAGTTAGCACAGACCCATTTGTTGTGAAGCTGCGGTTTGAGCCTTCTGGACGTCCTGAGTCTGAAGTTGATTATTATCTGATGGTTAAAGAGAACCTGTGTGTTGTATGTGGCAAACGGGAGTCCTATATCCG GAAGAACATTGTTCCTCATGAGTACCGAAGGCACTTCCCCATTCAGATGAAGGACCACAACTCCCATGACGTGCTCCTTCTCTGCACCTCCTGCCATGCCATCTCCAATTACTACGACAACCATCTCAAGCAGCGGCTGGCTGAGGAGTTTGGTGCTCCCATTGGCTCTGAGGAAGGGGTGCGTCTGCTGGAGGACCCTCTGCGCAGGCAGGTGCGCTCCGGGGCCCGAGCCCTGCTGAATGCAGATAGTCTGCCCGACCCTCGAAAGGCAGAACTCCTGCAAGGCATCAAGGACTTCTTTAACACAGAAGCGGTGACcccagagatgctgcaggaagcagctggTCTGGAAACCAG GATCTGCAATGAGAGCTACATGCCACATGGACTGAAGGTGGTACAGTGTTGTGCTAAAGGAGGCCTGCGCTCCCTTATGCAGTTGGAGAGACGCTGGCGGCAGCATTTCTTGGACAGCATGCAGCCCAAACACCTCCCAGAGCAGTGGTCAGTGGACCACAACCACACAAAGCTGATCCGAAAGTATGGGGAGGATCTTCAGATCGAGCTGTCGTGA